Proteins encoded within one genomic window of Triticum aestivum cultivar Chinese Spring chromosome 2D, IWGSC CS RefSeq v2.1, whole genome shotgun sequence:
- the LOC123052318 gene encoding switch 2 — MSLNRLKETLLPCSSSSAQSQSQPRSPSPPRPPRRPPKTSLSQQLLRLEASYSLPAPPPSPPKPLSQKTAEDAAEQPTSSSEEDVAPRPRRRPAPPPAASFEPRGPYEPLVLSPLGEHPIVQVPPSINCRLLAHQRDGVRFLYNLYRNNHGGVLGDDMGLGKTIQTIAFLSSVIGKDNNQGEKSTDKGKKSSPVLILCPTSVIRNWENEFSEWANFSVAVYHGPNRDLVLEKIEGQGLEVLITSFDTFRTRDKVLCDISWELVVVDEAHRLKNEKSKLYTACLGITTQKRFCLTGTIMQNKIMELFNVFDWVVPGCLGDREHFREYYDEPLKHGQRLSAPERFVQVADKRKKHLVSVLKKFLLRRTKEETIGHLMLGKEDNIVFCRMSDVQKRVYRRMLQQPDIQILVNKDLPCSCGSPLTQVECCKKIEPRGIIWSYLHRENLDGCPLCPFCLVLPCLVKLQQISNHLELIKPNPRDEIEKQKKDAELAAAVFDTDIELVGGSAKSENFMGLSDSEHCGKMRALERLLSLWTLQGDKILLFSYSVRMLDILEKFLIRKGYCFSRLDGSTPMNARQSLVDEFNKSPSKQVFLISTRAGNLGVNLVSANRVVIFDPSWNPAQDLQAQDRSFRFGQKRHVTVFRLLGAGSLEELIYSRQIYKQQLSNIAVSGKIEKRYFDGVQDDKKFQGELFGICNLFRDLSDKLFTSEIIEMHGEDEKAKTSEETGIREIVDTDLFGTQGQMKSSTAAIGDENQALADYGVVYAHRNEDVVNSRTHDDDNNERNDDATEERVEGTSEGLHSKKQIKPTADRAKLRSVEEQKRKEFSRIAACVGMNDLEFSKWLLSVSPMQRQRVLDDHRKKRSFTEQ, encoded by the exons ATGTCGCTCAACCGCCTCAAGGAAACACTCCTTCCCTGCTCTTCCTCCTCCGCGCAGAGCCAATCTCAACCCCGATCGCCCTCGCCTCCTCGCCCACCGCGGAGGCCGCCCAAGACCTCCCTCTCGCAGCAGCTCCTCCGACTCGAGGCCTCCTACTCCCTGCCCGCGCCGCCACCGTCCCCTCCCAAACCCTTGAGCCAGAAGACAGCGGAGGATGCGGCCGAACAACCGACTTCTTCGTCGGAGGAGGACGTGGCCCCCCGCCCCCGACGCCGTCCGGCCCCGCCACCAGCGGCTTCCTTTGAGCCCCGCGGGCCCTATGAGCCACTTGTCCTCTCGCCGCTCGGAGAGCACCCCATCGTCCAG GTGCCCCCATCAATTAATTGCAGGCTACTTGCGCATCAGAGGGATGGTGTGAGATTCTTATACAATCTGTATAGAAACAACCATGGCGGCGTGCTTGGAGATGATAT GGGATTGGGAAAGACTATTCAAACAATAGCATTTTTATCCTCTGTTATTGGAAAAGATAATAATCAGGGCGAGAAATCAACAGACAAAGGAAAGAAGTCCAGTCCTGTACTCATCCTCTGTCCCACTTCAGTAATTCGGAATTGGGAAAATGAATTTTCTGAGTGGGCAAATTTTTCTGTTGCTGTCTATCATGGTCCAAATCGTGACTTAGTTCTTGAAAAAATTGAAGGTCAAGGACTAGAGGTGCTCATTACCAGTTTTGATACTTTTAGGACTCGTGACAAGGTTTTATGTGACATCTCATGGGAACTAGTGGTGGTTGATGAGGCACACCGACTCAAGAATGAAAAATCGAAGTTATATACAGCCTGCTTGGGAATTACTACACAAAAACGCTTTTGTCTCACAGGAACcataatgcagaacaagataatgGAATTATTTAATGTGTTTGACTGGGTTGTACCTGGTTGTTTGGGGGACCGAGAACACTTTAGAGAATATTATGACGAGCCCTTAAAACATGGCCAGAGATTAAGCGCTCCTGAGAGATTTGTTCAAGTTGCTGATAAGCGCAAGAAGCACCTTGTCTCTGTTCTAAAGAAATTCCTGTTGAGAAGAACAAAAGAGGAGACTATTGGGCATCTCATGCTTGGGAAGGAAGATAATATTGTTTTCTGCAGAATGAGTGATGTTCAAAAACGTGTTTATAGAAGAATGCTGCAACAGCCTGACATACAAATCCTTGTAAATAAGGATCTCCCCTGTAGCTGTGGAAGTCCTCTGACTCAGGTTGAGTGTTGCAAGAAAATTGAACCACGTGGCATTATCTGGTCCTATCTCCACAGAGAGAATCTGGATGGCTGTCCTCTATGCCCCTTCTGCCTTGTTCTTCCTTGCCTTGTCAAGCTTCAGCAG ATTAGTAACCATCTGGAATTGATAAAGCCCAATCCAAGGGATGAGATTGAGAAGCAGAAGAAAGACGCTGAGCTTGCGGCTGCTGTCTTTGATACAGATATTGAATTAGTTGGCGGTAGTGCTAAAAGTGAGAATTTCATGGGTCTCAGTGACTCAGAACACTGTGGAAAGATGCGTGCACTGGAAAGACTTCTGTCTTTGTGGACCCTACAGGGTGACAAGATTCTTCTTTTCAGCTATTCTGTCAG AATGCTCGACATACTAGAGAAGTTTCTTATAAGGAAGGGTTACTGCTTTTCTCGCTTAGACGGGTCAACACCCATGAATGCACGCCAATCGCTAGTTGACGAATTCAACAAAAGCCCTAGCAAACAG GTTTTTCTTATATCTACCCGGGCAGGCAATTTAGGCGTTAACCTTGTCAGTGCTAACCGTGTGGTGATTTTTGATCCAAGTTGGAATCCTGCACAAGACTTGCAAGCACAGGACAGATCGTTCCGATTTGGACAGAAACGGCATGTCACAGTATTTCGCCTACTTGGAGCTGGATCCCTAGAAGAACTCATTTATTCTCGACAAATATATAAACAACAGCTTTCCAACATTGCAGTCTCAGGGAAAATAGAAAAGCGATACTTTGATGGTGTGCAG GATGACAAGAAATTTCAGGGTGAGCTCTTTGGGATCTGTAATCTGTTCCGTGACTTGTCTGATAAGCTTTTTACTAGTGAGATTATTGAGATGCACGGAGAGGATGAGAAAGCTAAAACATCTGAAGAAACAGGGATAAGAGAAATAGTTGACACTGATTTATTTGGTACACAAGGGCAAATGAAATCATCCACGGCAGCAATAGgtgatgaaaatcaggcattggcTGATTATG GAGTTGTGTATGCTCACCGGAACGAGGACGTTGTTAACTCTAGGACgcacgacgacgacaacaacgaaaGAAACGACGACGCGACAGAAGAACGCGTCGAGGGCACCTCGGAAGGCCTGCATAGTAAGAAGCAAATAAAGCCCACGGCGGACAGGGCGAAACTTCGCTCGGTGGAGGAACAGAAACGGAAGGAGTTCAGCCGTATCGCGGCCTGTGTGGGTATGAACGACCTCGAGTTCAGCAAGTGGCTGCTATCCGTCTCTCCTATGCAGCGGCAGCGGGTCCTGGACGATCATAGGAAGAAAAGAAGTTTCACCGAACAATAA
- the LOC123049100 gene encoding uncharacterized protein, which yields MSRQGVDEEEEDQKPVIKPGVHVTLKVRNTDGHTVYRTMRRTEQLQSLMDFYYASVPAVQRGTGRFLYDGGRLRGWQTPAELQMEDGDEVDFFTELLGGGGTSALPKAERGMAADLRFVTLKVVDQEQRLVRRTIRMTAQLQIVMDAYYDEAGDVVRGTGSFWFENVRLRGERTPAYFKLQDGDAIDFETQLGGGIPF from the coding sequence ATGTCGCGGCAGGgcgtggacgaggaggaggaggaccagaAGCCGGTGATCAAGCCCGGCGTGCACGTGACACTCAAGGTGCGGAACACCGACGGCCACACCGTCTACCGCACCATGCGGCGGACGGAGCAGCTGCAGAGCCTCATGGACTTCTACTACGCCAGCGTGCCGGCGGTCCAGCGCGGCACGGGGCGGTTCCTGTACGACGGCGGCCGGCTGCGCGGCTGGCAGACGCCGGCGGAGCTCCAGATGGAGGACGGCGACGAGGTGGACTTCTTCACCGAGCTGCTGGGAGGCGGCGGGACAAGCGCGCTCCCGAAAGCTGAGCGGGGCATGGCGGCGGATCTCCGTTTCGTCACGCTCAAGGTGGTCGATCAGGAGCAGCGCCTGGTCCGCCGCACCATCAGGATGACCGCCCAGCTCCAGATTGTCATGGATGCGTACTACGACGAGGCGGGGGACGTCGTCAGAGGCACCGGCTCCTTCTGGTTCGAAAACGTTCGGCTGCGCGGCGAGCGCACGCCGGCGTATTTCAAGCTGCAAGACGGGGACGCCATCGACTTTGAAACGCAGCTTGGCGGCGGGATCCCGTTCTAG